A genomic stretch from Thermovirga sp. includes:
- a CDS encoding endonuclease: MAPLKDGSIRLVLYNTRYGTGSGWSYHVPFPFAGSLKTTTARSYYIEKFIASLKPDVVGLIETDGGSFRNGGRSQPESLAETLGCDWVFSSKYCAPEISKHVPLLCHQGNAVVSSLPILESSIRRLGRGIKNTVIEARFDDFDLKLVHLSLGPGARREQILELADLAREREGPLLIAGDFNTFGGDFEIRSLLEAGLKKADPRGRRTYPSRRPMLGLDLVLHSPEITVTSMKVPNVRFSDHRPVVCDFALSV; this comes from the coding sequence GTGGCACCACTGAAAGACGGTTCCATAAGGCTTGTCCTTTACAATACACGGTACGGCACGGGCTCGGGATGGTCCTATCATGTCCCCTTCCCCTTTGCCGGATCGCTGAAGACCACCACTGCCCGCTCTTACTATATCGAAAAGTTCATCGCCTCCCTCAAACCTGACGTTGTCGGGCTCATCGAAACCGACGGGGGTTCCTTCAGGAACGGCGGAAGGAGCCAGCCCGAATCCCTGGCGGAGACCCTCGGGTGCGACTGGGTCTTTTCGTCCAAGTACTGTGCACCCGAGATTTCGAAGCATGTTCCCCTGCTTTGTCACCAAGGCAATGCAGTGGTCTCTTCCCTCCCGATCCTGGAATCGTCGATCCGGAGGCTCGGAAGGGGCATCAAGAATACTGTCATTGAGGCCCGCTTCGACGACTTCGATCTGAAGCTGGTCCACCTGTCGCTGGGGCCGGGCGCCAGGAGGGAGCAGATCCTCGAACTGGCCGACCTGGCCCGTGAACGGGAGGGACCCCTTTTGATCGCCGGCGATTTCAACACCTTCGGAGGCGATTTCGAGATAAGGTCTCTCCTCGAGGCGGGCCTGAAAAAGGCCGACCCTCGAGGAAGGCGGACCTACCCCAGCCGCCGGCCGATGCTCGGCCTGGATCTCGTCCTGCACTCCCCGGAGATAACCGTTACCAGTATGAAGGTGCCCAATGTGAGGTTTTCGGACCATCGGCCGGTGGTTTGTGACTTCGCTCTGTCAGTGTAA
- a CDS encoding M20/M25/M40 family metallo-hydrolase — translation MNEKRKESLYQLLLDLVGIPSVSPSGETENRIARFIHDRLEELPYFKRRPEDLRLLPLEGDPHGRHLVFAMVRAERETADTVILMGHMDVVGVDGCGPLAPFAFQPEEYTRRLASADISPDARKDLETGQWLFGRGVADMKSGVAVGMDLFMEAAGDPGKYGANVAVLFVPDEEINSLGMLSASSYLARFQKEEGLNYLACVDLEPTFALGEEGGPTIYLGTLGKINCFFFCAGKEAHAGEYYEGFSPAPILSRINLALEGNPAFADSFQGRIFPPFGCQRQTDLREEYSVTIMTKGFAFYNYLTSTRQPEEVLSDLKSVALEALEGSIEQYRKNAGEFMARGGALSGLREWEPTVLSFAELVRLAREILGEEYESFVAATLGVAPPKMDERDLAARLVDAMVDRCRPSAPVVVVGFLPPWYPHRVSLGAGPGERVVEEAALQAVKEMKSRFGLDLEIRPFFEGISDLSYCGFQGDRRQMEVLADNMPGWGRLYRFPLDALAELDIPILNLGAVGKDAHKCTERVHLPYMLEVYPEILRFVVGEIIEGHRP, via the coding sequence ATGAACGAAAAAAGAAAGGAATCCCTTTACCAGCTTCTCCTCGACCTGGTCGGAATCCCGAGCGTTTCGCCTTCCGGAGAGACCGAGAACAGGATCGCCCGCTTTATCCATGATCGGCTCGAAGAGCTTCCCTACTTCAAGAGGCGCCCCGAGGATCTCCGCCTTCTGCCCCTGGAAGGAGACCCCCACGGCAGGCACCTTGTCTTTGCCATGGTCAGGGCCGAAAGGGAGACGGCCGATACGGTCATCCTGATGGGGCACATGGACGTCGTGGGCGTCGATGGCTGCGGTCCGCTGGCCCCGTTTGCCTTCCAGCCCGAGGAGTACACTCGGCGCCTGGCCTCGGCGGATATATCGCCCGATGCCAGGAAAGATCTCGAGACGGGTCAGTGGCTCTTCGGGAGAGGCGTCGCCGACATGAAAAGCGGCGTGGCGGTCGGTATGGACCTGTTCATGGAGGCCGCCGGCGATCCCGGGAAGTACGGCGCTAACGTGGCCGTCCTTTTTGTCCCCGATGAGGAGATCAATTCCCTCGGGATGCTCTCGGCCTCCTCCTACTTGGCCCGCTTCCAGAAGGAGGAGGGCCTCAACTACCTGGCCTGCGTTGACCTGGAACCCACCTTCGCCCTCGGTGAGGAGGGGGGGCCGACGATCTACCTGGGCACCCTAGGGAAGATAAACTGTTTTTTCTTCTGCGCTGGCAAGGAAGCTCACGCCGGTGAGTATTACGAGGGCTTTTCTCCCGCGCCGATCCTCTCGCGGATAAACCTGGCCCTCGAAGGTAACCCGGCCTTCGCCGACTCTTTCCAGGGGAGAATCTTTCCGCCCTTCGGGTGCCAGAGGCAGACCGATCTCCGGGAAGAGTACTCGGTCACCATCATGACCAAGGGTTTCGCTTTCTATAACTACCTGACGTCCACTCGACAGCCGGAGGAGGTACTCTCCGACCTGAAGTCCGTCGCCCTGGAAGCCCTGGAGGGTTCCATCGAACAATACCGGAAGAATGCCGGGGAATTCATGGCCCGGGGGGGGGCCTTGTCGGGCCTTCGTGAATGGGAACCCACGGTGCTGTCCTTCGCTGAACTTGTCCGCCTGGCGAGGGAGATCCTGGGGGAGGAGTACGAAAGCTTCGTGGCGGCGACGCTGGGCGTGGCCCCACCGAAAATGGACGAGAGGGATCTCGCCGCCCGGCTGGTCGACGCTATGGTGGACCGATGCCGCCCCTCCGCCCCCGTCGTGGTGGTGGGTTTTCTTCCCCCTTGGTACCCCCACAGGGTCAGCCTGGGCGCGGGCCCCGGTGAAAGGGTGGTCGAAGAAGCGGCCCTCCAGGCGGTTAAGGAGATGAAAAGTCGTTTCGGCCTTGACCTCGAGATAAGGCCCTTCTTCGAGGGCATCTCGGACCTGAGTTATTGCGGTTTCCAGGGGGACCGCCGGCAGATGGAGGTCCTCGCCGACAACATGCCCGGCTGGGGGAGGCTGTACCGGTTCCCCCTCGATGCCTTGGCCGAGCTGGACATACCGATACTGAACCTGGGCGCTGTGGGCAAGGATGCCCACAAGTGCACCGAGCGGGTCCACTTGCCCTACATGCTCGAGGTCTACCCGGAGATCCTGCGTTTCGTCGTGGGGGAGATCATCGAAGGACATCGTCCCTGA